The DNA region GAAGAAAGTGTCAGTAGCGGAGGTAAGTGAACTGCATTATTCACTGCTCAAGGAGGGATGTTATTATATAttctactaattaattaatatatatatatctaattaaGGCGTTGATTGTTAGAATTGGTGCTGACTTCcatcatcaacaagaaatcaaaTTTAGCCTAGGTTACGTTATTATTATGTTCATTTCCACCTTTTATTTGTAGCATGGTACCTTAAGCATTTAATTTGATCTTTGTACAAAAATATTTTGCAGTAAGTTGAGGAGAACTTCCATGAATCATGGGTATTGGCTTTGATCAGTGGTTTCCTACAATATTAAGACTTAGGAACAGGACATAATAAAACGTTATTCATCAGTATAATAATTACTGCTTGATTAAAAGTTACATTAGTGTTATTTTATACTAATTAACAATTATCTCTTTATAAATACTAGCTAACTTCTTGCTTTGTTGGaagaattttgatgtcttcatgGATACTTTGGCCCTTCTAGCTCCCATGATGAAAACACCAATTCATtgatgaagaaaaaaaagaagttaaaaaaaatgaaaaggaagaaaaacaaagatAAGAGAACATGTGATttgtgcaattttttttttcttttttctgacaTTAGGTCTGAATTGTGGGTGTGTAAGTTAATATATGGGTTTTGTTAGGTAAACAATGACTTTTgtaaacaatatgaataatagaCTTTAGAATTgactcaataaaaaaataactatccaattaaaaataatttacataaTCATTTCTATATACCTATTGAATtaaacatcatatatatatctattgttcacattatttaatattttcattgtttacttATACTTTTATTTAATACATATGCGTAGATCTCTTTTTTGTATCCGAGTTAATTACATGAATGAATAAAGAAATGAAATGTGAAATTAATagacaaaataagaaaaaaaaatgagcatATTTCGTGTATATATAAGATAGGAACATTGCATATAACAATGCCATACTATACAAAAGTACAAAAGTAAAATGTATGTATATTAGAACCTTGATTTGATTCtggttataaaaaaaataaataaatagataaatatgttgaccttaaaaaataaaaaaaaaaagaaaactaaaaactGATGGAAAAATTGAACATGAGGAGGACTGTTAGAAATGGAACACTATACTAGATTTTTAAGCCACTCATTTTAATGGAGTCTCTTTGTGTTccattttattctttttctaagAGGAGTTGCTCCATCAAAAAGGTAGAGATTTTAGATGACAATTAAACCATGAATTTTTACTATAAAATGATTTTATCTTTTTAGCAGATCGaacaacacaattttttttttatcatccaattaaataacatttcaaaagaTATTATTAATGATCCACAACAACGTAACATGTATTTGATATTGACTTAGTTGAAATATCATACATTTCTTCAATAATATTACTATGTATAACTTTCAATCTATTCCCCAAAGATTCGAATTACAcattagttttaaatttaaagttgTTTTGACCGAATATGATACAAGTTCAAAATTTGTAGGGATTCTTGGTTCACATTTGTTGAAGACATGTAACAACAATGGACCGATAAGATCATAAGAGTATGTATAGTCAAAGTTAGAATTTAATGAGTCTATAAAAAACAAGTATAATCTATGTTACGGACCCGGCCCATGGATCTCAGGTCCACGACCGACCCCGAATCCGGGTAAAACGGGCCAACCCATCTCACCCTGCTGAAGACCCGGGAACCGGCTTTCTAAGAGCTCCTAACTAACTTTTAAATTCAAacatctcccttatcttagccagataagataagataagataaaccaCCAAACACCTATAAATAAAGGATCCAAGTCcttccaggtattcattcattcctcatacCTCACACCTCTTAGATCTATTctgacttgggcgtcggagtgtctttgcaggtacctccctcCGCTCCTTCTGGGCAATCCAACATCCGATCCAATCCGCAGGTTCCCGATCCACTTCCTAGATCGTATCAGAAGCATtctgtacattggcgccgtctgtggggacctgCGACAGTCGGAATAGATGGAGGGTATCTTGGACGAAAATCCATCAAGCCAAGACGACTCTAGACCACGCCATCCGACCCCGGAACAACAGGAGGTCATGAACAAAGCCCGGATAGCCAGCACTATCCACCGCACAAACAAGCACATGATCACAGATCCACAACACCCCGAAAAAACAAGGGACAAAGCAACACAGATCATTCAGGATCTCTGTCTCCGAGTCCAGGAACTCGAAGGTAAACTAACCGACAAAAGAAAACACGCCGACGAACACGGAAGCCAAGCAACATCCCGGCCACGATCCTACCGCGGAAGGTCGCCAACCCGGCAACATAATAGGAGAAACGACCGTAGCCACTCACGCAACCACCGACACGACAACTCGCCAGAACGACGACACAGCAAAAAATACCACCGCAGCGCGTCCCACGATTTAAGCCGTCAGCACGACTCGGACGAAGACCCGAAACGACGACACACCAAGCGCACAAGAAACGACCACACCATAATGGGAGCCACGcccttcacagaaagaatcttaaGAGCAAAACTCCCTAGAGGCTTCGACAAACCAACCGACATGAAGTACGATGGAACTAAGGACCCTCAAgaacacctaacggccttcgAAGCCAGAATGAACTTGGAAGGAGCATCCGACGCGGTCCGATGCAGAGCCTTCCCAGTAACCCTTGCCGGACCggcgatcaaatggttcaacgccctcccaaacggatccatAACCAGCTTCCACGACATCACAAGAAAATTCATGGCCCAATTCACAACCCGAATCAccaaagccaaacaccccatcagcttgcTAGGGGTCACGCAGAAGCAAGAAGAATCTACAAgaaaatacctcgaccgcttcaatGATGAATGCTTgacggtcgacggactcacggacTCCGTTGCCAGCCTCTGCCTAACTAACGGACTCATGAATGAAGACTttcgcaaacacctcaccacTAAACCAGTATGGACCATGCACGAAATCCAGAACGTCGCCAAAGACTACATCaacgacgaggaagtcagccaGGTCGTCACTGCCAACAAACGGCAACACGTCGCCACCCAACACGGCAATCCGACCCCCCGTCATAACCCACCACCAAAAGAGAACCAACGAGACAGCCTTAGACCAACCCACCGACCACCAAGAATAGGAAAATTCTCCAACTACACCCCCCTAACAGCACCAATAACCGAGGTATACCACCAAATAGTAGATCGAGGTGTCATCCCAAAGGCCCGACCACTCAAGGAAAGGACAGGAGGAAACAAAGCTCTCTACTGCGACTACCACCGCGGATACGGCCACAAAACACAAGATTGTTTCGATCTTAAAGACGCTCTTGAGCAGGCCATACGAGATGGCAAACTCCCAGAGTTCGTCAAATTCATCAGAGAACCAAGGCGCGCCGACAGAGACAAATCACCAGAAAGAGAAGGACGTCACCCGAGAACTCAAAAACCAACCCCCAGGGAAAACCCCGAAGAAGATCCGACCATCATAGTAAACGTCATCACGGGCAAAGACGTGTCGAATAAAGTCAAAACTAACAATGAAAAAAGACCTCAAGATAATGGCCGTCAGGCACCACGACCCAGTCACCATAGCCGACAGCACGATAACTTTCTTGCCCGAGGACTGCCAACACGGCACCTCGGCCGAAGACGCCCCCTTCGTCATATCAGCCCGAATCGGAACAGGGCTAGTAAGAAGAATACTGGTGGACACCGGCGCCGACTCCAACATCCTCTTCCgaggagccttcgacaaactcgggctCCGCAACGACAACCTCCAAACGCACCGCCACGGCGTCACGGGCCTCGGAGACAACTTCCTCAAACCAGACGGCTCGGTTACTCTTCCCATCACCATAGGAACAAGCAATCAGAGAAAGACGATCTTATCCGAATTCGTCgtcctaaaagactccacagCCTATAACGTCATTCTCGGGAGAAAAACAATCAACGACTTCTCGGCAGTCATCTTCACCAAATACCTTCTCATGAAATTCAGGGCCGACGACGGCACCATCGGGACCATTCACGGAGACCGAGAAGTCGTAGCCGAATGCGACAATAATAGCTTAGCCCTAAGAAGAAAATCCCGGGACGCAGCCGGAATATTCCTTGCCGACCTAGACGCACGGATAGACGGCCAACCTAGACCGGAACCAGAAGGGGACATGGAAAAGCTACAAATAGGGCCAACCAAAGAAGAATACACGTTCATCAACAGAAACCTCCCATACGACCTCAAAGAAGAACTCTCCCAACTTTTGAAACAAAACAGAGACCTATTCGCATTCACACCAGCCGATATGCCGggaataagccccgacctgatgtctCACCATCTGGCAGTAGACCCCCTAGCCAAACCAGTGGCGCAAAGAAGACGGAAAATGTCACCAGACCGAGCCGCCGAGGTCCGAAAACAAGTGAAAGCCCTACTCGAAGCCAACTTCATCCGAGAACTCCCTTATATGACCTGGCTAGCCAACATCGTACTGGTAAAAAAATctaacgggaagtggcgaatgtgcgttgattacacggatctcaacaaagcatgcccaaaggACGCCTTCCCCTTACCAAACATCGACGGGCTAGTGGATGCAGCATCCGGCCACCggtacctcagcttcatggacgcatattccgGCTATAACCAGATCccgatgcaccgaccagacgaagaaaaaacagcattcatcACCCCAGACGGAACCTACTGCTATAAAGTAATGCCCTTCGGCTTGAAAAACGCCGGAGCCACCTACCAGCGACTTGTTAACAAAATATTTCGCAACCTAGCCGGAAACAAAatagaagtctacatagacgatATGCTCGCCAAGACAGAATCCGGTGAGCAACTAACCGACGACCTCAAGGTAATAATGGACACCCTGCGAAAACACCAAATGCGACTCAACCCAACAAAGTGTGCCTTCGGAATGGAAGCAGGAaaattcctcggcttcatgaTCACGCAACGTGGAGTTGAGGCAAACCCAGAAAAATGCCGTGCCGTCCTTGAGATGACAAGTCCCAAAAACCTCAAAGAAATCCAAAAACTCACCGACCGACTAACTGCACTATCCCGGTTCCTCGGGGCATCGGCCCAAAAGGCAATCCCTTTTTTCAAACTTATGAAAAAAGGAACCCCCTTCAAATGGGAAATAGAATGCGAAGAAGCTTTCCAACACTTCAAGAGGGTCCTAACGGAACCTCCAATCCTCGCAAGACCTCAAACAGGGGAAACACTATACCTgtacctctccataacggaagaAACAATCGCAGCAGCACTCGTCCGGGAAAACGAGAAAAAGGAACaaaaacccgtatacttcataagcaaagtcctACAGGACACAGAAGCCCGCTTCACGCTTAGAGAAACTGGCTTTCACACTCCTCTCGGCATCCCGACGACTACGACAATACTTCCAGGCCCACCCCGTAACGGTCCGAACCGACCAAGCGGTCAAACAGGTATTACAGAAACCCGACCTAGCGGGaagaatgctagcatggtccatTGAGTTATCCCAATTCCAGATCAGGTTCGAACCCCGAAACGCCATCAAAGCACAGGCCCTGACCGACTTCATTGCCGAAATGACTCCGATCAAACTGACACCCGAACCATGGAAACTGCACGTCGATGGCTCATCAAACTCCACTCACGGAGGCACCGGAGTTATACTCGAAAACCAAAACGGGATCATAATTGAACAATCAATAAGATACGACTTCCCAGTATCaaataaccaagcagaatacgtGGCCCTCTTAGCCGGCCTAAACCTAGCCCGGGAAGTCGGCGCCAAGGTACTCGAAGTTAACACCGATTCCCAGGTGGTGTGCTCCCAAATCAACGGGAGCTACCAAACCCGAGACCCCCTGCTCCAACAATACCTCAATAAAGTAAGTGAATTAAAAGAAGGATTCGAAAATGTCTCCATACAGCACGTCCCCAGGGAGCGAAACGCCAGGGCGGACCTACTTTCCAAGCTAGCCAGCACGAAATCAGGACACGGCAACAGATCGCTAATCCAGGAGGTCGTTAAGTCGCCTTCCGTATCAACAGAAATCAACGCGCACCTAACATCCTCAAACCGGGAGTCTTGGACATACCCTATCTTACAATATCTCCGCGACGGAGTCCTACCACCAGATCCGAAAGAGGAAAGGCGAATAAAAAGAGAAGCCGCCAACTACACCATCATAGCGGGACAACTATACAAACGCGGATTCTCGCAGCCACTACTCAAATGTGTCGAACCCGGGGACACGGAATACATACTCCGCGAGATCCATGAAGGCTGCTGCGGTCACCACGTCGGAGGAAAAACGCTAGCCCAAAAAACCATCAGGGCCGGCTATTTCTGGCCCACGATCATTCGAGATTCCATACAACTAACAAAAAGCTGCGACAAATGCCAAAGGCATGCCAATATCCACCAAGCCGCCCCACACCAACTCAGTATTATATCGGCTGAACGGCCATTCGGCAGTTGGGGAATCGACCTCGTCGGGCCCTTCCCCACGGCACCCGGCCAACTCAGATATCTTATCGTCGCcatagactactacaccaaatggattgaAGCCGAACCCCTGGCCTCTATCACGGCAACCCAATGTCGGAAATTCGTCTGGCGACAGATCATTACCCGGTTCGAAATCCCCGAAGTCATCATCTCTGACAACGGAACCCAATTCACAGACAAAAAATTCAGAGAACTCCTAGAAGGATTGCATATATCCCATCGCTTCAGCTCGGTAGAAACATCCCCAAACAAACGGACAGGTGGAATCCGCCAACAAAATTATCGTCAAAGGACTTAAGAAACGACTTGACGAAGCCAAGGGACTATGGGCAGATGAGTTGGGATCAGTCCTATGGTCGTACCGAACAACACCCCAAACGAGCACGAGAGAAACGCCCTTCCGATTAACATACGGCGTAGAAGCAGTCATCCCAGTGGAAATCGGGGACCCCAGCCCCAGAAAAACGGTTGGAGGTAACGATGAAGAAGCAGAACGAGACCTCGTGGACGAAGAAAGAAGCATAGCTCGCGTCAAAGAATTAGCACTCAAACAAAGGATCAGCCTAAGGTACAATCACGGCGTTATCCGATGAGAATTCGCGGACaacgacctcgtcctacgacgaaACGATATCGGTCTTccgaccccaggagaaggaaAACTCGTCCCCCAATtgggaaggaccatacagaatcAAAGCCGTAATTGGAAAAGGAGCGTACAAACTCGAACGACTAGACGGCAGCGAAATACCAAGAACATGGAACGCAGCCAACCTACGAAGATACTACACTTAAATAAGTCACCCTTTTGTTTTTTAAGTCAccatttgtttttcttctattttttttattttgtcttttagaacctcgggtactctttccctcacgaagggttttaacgaggcccaaccatTCAAATAAACTTTTTTACAAGTTATCCATCTCCATTACGAGTCACTACCGTTTCTCAAAAAACAAAGACGCGGCCACCACTGGAGGACTGATCACCCCCAGGCCGAACACACGGATATCCAAAAACCCGACCAAACGAACGGTTATGATAAACAGAATGCCTAAAGCCCGAACGGCCAAATAAAACGCCCCAAAACGAATCATACAAAGACCCAAAAAACGGTCGAAAATACCATACAAAACGAAGTTACGGCCCTCGAGCCACTACAAAAATTTAAACAAGTTCAGAACTAAATTACAAAGAAAACTACTCGATATCAACAATCCGACCATCACGGACGGTCTTGAATGCTCCCGTCACAGATACATCCACGCCAGGGGCCAACACCAGAAACTGCGCCTTCATCGTCTCCTCGGTAGCAGCAACGGCATCCCTTGCATCAGCCAACAAAGCCGTCTTCTCCTTCTTCAGAGCTTCGACCTCAGCCTTCAGAGTTTCCGACTCGGCGAGAAGCAAGGCAGCTTGAGAACTCGCATCCGAGGAACGCTTTCGCTCCTCAGCCAATTGAGAAAGAAGCGAAGTCTCAACACCGGCAAGTCGGAGAATCTCCGCCCCGGCATCCTCCGACGACTTCTCCGCCTTCTCCTTTGCAGTTTTGACagtctcaagctcctccttcaacttgGTCACATCAGCCTGGGCCTGCTGAAGCTTCTTTTCCAACAAACCCACTTAGGCCATCACAGGCTCAGCCTTCCGAACAACCACAGCAGAGCGAAGGAGGGCACGGTAAACCGACTTAGCCTGGAAAGAGACGTCACAACCATCAAAAAACGACTCTGTTCCAGGCATTAAGTGCTGATCAATAAAACCCGTAGCGTCGAAACGACGGTCCATCACACTAGGAACCAAGCCCTCCTCCTCAAAAGTCTCACAACCCGGCTCCTCAGTCCTACTCCTCTTCCGAGAAGCCTCGGCAGCCGACATCACGACAACCTCAGGCGAGCCAGGAGGAACTTCAACACCAGTAGGCGCCCCCGAAGGAACTACCTCCTGAGGAATAACCTGAGAATCCACGGCCGGACCCGAAACAGGAGTCGAAGGAGACGACGACCCTTCCTCCCGAACCAACGCGGCCTTCAACCTCGCCAAAGTAGTCAGCCCGCCCGCCATCTCGactaaaagaaaaaacaaagaagagttaaaaaaaaagggaagaagaagaaaaagggaaacacACCAATATATGTCCGACAAGCCTCGGGATCCCCCATAACGTCTCGAGGATTCAACGGACGTTCGCAAAACAAATGCCACAAAATGCTGGCGATATCCTTATCCTCCCGAGACAAATCATCATAAGAGATCTTAGTCAGAACCGACGGCCCGGCGCCAAAATTCCAGTATGTCGGAAACCGGCACTCACCCTCCAGGGTAAGCCAAAACGGATGGTGCCCCCGAACGGGACGCACCTTGAAATACTCCCACTTGAACCCGTGAAAGGAATCCTCGAATAAACCAAAAATTCGGCGATGAGGCTGAGCACGGAAAGACATATATCCTTTTTTGTGCTTCCCCTCCTTAGTCGGAAGAGTGCACAAGAAAAGGAATAGAAAAACAGGAACCGAAGCCGGAAGATCGAGATACTGGCACACCAACTCAAAACACCGAACGGCTGCCCAGCTGTTCGGGTGAAGCTGAGACGGTGCCACGGAACACCGACTAAGTAAACCCTGAACAAACGGGGAGAAGGGGAACCGCACTCCAAGCCGAGTAAACATGGATTCGTAGACCCACATCCAGTCCGGCACGGTGGGTGAACGGAGGTTCAGATAGCAAACACGCTCATCGGCATCAGGGAGCACGAGCTCGTACCGCCCCTCCTCCTCACCACCACCACAAATTGCCCCCTGGTCGCGGAGCCGTTGGAGATCACcctccgtcatccgcgacggGACACCCCACACATCGCTGGTCACCCAACCATAGCGATTGGGAACGCCCCTAGAAGGGGCTATGGGGGCACCCACACTCTCATTTCTCCGACGCTGCATACCTAAAACAGGGAGGAGCACCACCATCAGCCTACCAACTCGACACAATAACAAAGATAAAAACCTAAACACCACTACAGTCAAAGCAAAAAACGGCGGTGCTCAGCCCCTTCCACAAACCCAACCAAAACATACGACACAGCAAAACAAAAAGGGAAGCAGGCAGAACAAAGCATGGCAAAAACAGAAAACAGGCACACACAAACAAACGTacgaaagaaaaagcaaaaaagaaaataCCAACCTGGTGAAGTTAGAAGAAAACTTGAAGGAAAACAGGGAAATGAGGAGAAGCAGAGCAGCACCAGAAAGCAAAAAACCACTAAGCAGTTTTTTCTCAGAAAATGAAGAGTtctctttgaaaagaaaaaacgGACGAGGGaaataaaaaccaaaacaaaacggtttcaaaaagaaagacaaaaagaCACAACTGACCCTGGGCACAATAAAAACTCACGGGGGCAAAAAAGAGAAAACCCCTCCTCAATAAATGCCCCCTCGGAAAAGCAAACTAATCAATTACGCCTCAAAAGACGCGACGGGTGCAGCAGGCACGGAAGGGTCACGTCAAAGACCAAAATACGGTCAAGGCGAGTCCTTTACCAAACGAAATCGAGAAACCGACTTCCTCATCAAAACAAACGCTCAAACCGGCATCGGAAGCACGACGGGAAACGCCTTAAAACTCCTAGCGACAAACCGACCATAGTCGCTCTCCCGCtacgggggcaactgttacggacaCGGCCCATGGACCCCAGGTCCACGACCGACCCCGAATCCGGGTAAAACGGGCCAACCCGTCTCACCCTGCTGAAGACCCGGGAACCGGCTCTCTAAGAGCTCCTAACTAACTTTTAAATTCAAacatctcccttatcttagccagataagataagataagataaaccaCCAAACACCTATAAATAAAGGATCCAAGTCcttccaggtattcattcattcctcatacCTCACACCTCTTAGATCTATTCTGACTtgggcatcggagtgtctttgcaggtacctccctcCGCTCCTTCTGGGCAATCCAACATCCGATCCAATCCGCAGGTTCCCGATCCACTTCCTAGATCGTATCAGAAGCATTCTGTACAATCTAATATTTCTAATCTTTTTAGTAAAATCTGGATATTGTTGGTCAAACTGCAAATATTAATTCTAATATGCAGagattttattgtaattaaatatattattaagattttaatttgtaaaagaaaaaaatttcattttagtcagtattttaaaaagttaataatCAACTTT from Arachis hypogaea cultivar Tifrunner chromosome 10, arahy.Tifrunner.gnm2.J5K5, whole genome shotgun sequence includes:
- the LOC140175653 gene encoding uncharacterized protein, which gives rise to MEGILDENPSSQDDSRPRHPTPEQQEVMNKARIASTIHRTNKHMITDPQHPEKTRDKATQIIQDLCLRVQELEGKLTDKRKHADEHGSQATSRPRSYRGRSPTRQHNRRNDRSHSRNHRHDNSPERRHSKKYHRSASHDLSRQHDSDEDPKRRHTKRTRNDHTIMGATPFTERILRAKLPRGFDKPTDMKYDGTKDPQEHLTAFEARMNLEGASDAVRCRAFPVTLAGPAIKWFNALPNGSITSFHDITRKFMAQFTTRITKAKHPISLLGVTQKQEESTRKYLDRFNDECLTVDGLTDSVASLCLTNGLMNEDFRKHLTTKPVWTMHEIQNVAKDYINDEEVSQVVTANKRQHVATQHGNPTPRHNPPPKENQRDSLRPTHRPPRIGKFSNYTPLTAPITEVYHQIVDRGVIPKARPLKERTGGNKALYCDYHRGYGHKTQDCFDLKDALEQAIRDGKLPEFVKFIREPRRADRDKSPEREGRHPRTQKPTPRENPEEDPTIIVNVITDLKIMAVRHHDPVTIADSTITFLPEDCQHGTSAEDAPFVISARIGTGLVRRILVDTGADSNILFRGAFDKLGLRNDNLQTHRHGVTGLGDNFLKPDGSVTLPITIGTSNQRKTILSEFVVLKDSTAYNVILGRKTINDFSAVIFTKYLLMKFRADDGTIGTIHGDREVVAECDNNSLALRRKSRDAAGIFLADLDARIDGQPRPEPEGDMEKLQIGPTKEEYTFINRNLPYDLKEELSQLLKQNRDLFAFTPADMPGISPDLMSHHLAVDPLAKPVAQRRRKMSPDRAAEVRKQVKALLEANFIRELPYMTWLANIVLDAFPLPNIDGLVDAASGHRYLSFMDAYSGYNQIPMHRPDEEKTAFITPDGTYCYKVMPFGLKNAGATYQRLVNKIFRNLAGNKIEVYIDDMLAKTESGEQLTDDLKVIMDTLRKHQMRLNPTKCAFGMEAGKFLGFMITQRGVEANPEKCRAVLEMTSPKNLKEIQKLTDRLTALSRFLGASAQKAIPFFKLMKKGTPFKWEIECEEAFQHFKRVLTEPPILARPQTGETLYLYLSITEETIAAALVRENEKKEQKPVYFISKVLQDTEARFTLRETGFHTPLGIPTTTTILPGPPRNGPNRPSGQTGITETRPSGKNASMVH